One Spinacia oleracea cultivar Varoflay chromosome 4, BTI_SOV_V1, whole genome shotgun sequence DNA segment encodes these proteins:
- the LOC110786502 gene encoding diphthine--ammonia ligase isoform X2: protein MIRLMNWIALCIKLLGIRLLLAMRNAWDCHYSEGVYKDPPDRHHELSYKMTPGDEVEDMFLLLNEVKRQIPNIRGVSSGAIASDYQRLRVESVCSRLGLVSLSYLWKQDQSLLFHEMITNGIVAILVKVAAIGLHPAKHLGKELAEVKSHLHHLNGLYGSNVCGEGGEYETLTLDCPLFKFARIVLDDFQVILHSPDSIAPVGVLHPLAYHLESKGLSIDSGDSNINNGISLDGNGIYEIEGDCSLHAEQSQISKSLSVMIEKTTYHLQMSKTDRGDTFSICCWLQDLHRSSTGLQSDLEVVLSHLESQLKECGFTWEDVLYIHLYIADMNEFAVANETYVSFITQEKCRFGVPSRSTVELPLLQAGLGKAYVEVLVSRDKTKKVLHVQSISRWAPSCIGPYSQATLHNGILHMAGQLGLDPPTMTLCEGGIISELEQALLNSEAIADCFRCSISSSAISFVVYCSMQTVSLNRAEVQDQWEVFLEKLKKLHSAKRSVSEVFNPNLLFVLVPQLPRRALVEIKPTLFIMEDDNTGSEKSDVCIQDQEHATPQSYWGFQEDPWHDSCFQKCIVLENLCAIMLSITSENIADICNDSLVSGHSLSQGQTEKVAKFCIYLIDKILTENLFSWKNTMYLRVYFQTGSLVQMEMLSLVFSQAFQDFAEINLKFKTGPDPIFNLVPVLGSGRSATSMDAVLTCELLAQKPPC, encoded by the exons ACAGGCATCATGAACTTAGTTACAAAATGACTCCTGGAGATGAAGTTGAAGATATGTTTCTTTTATTAAACGAAGTAAAGAGGCAAATACCCAATATAAGGGGGGTTTCTTCAGGTGCGATAGCATCAGACTACCAGAGGCTACGTGTCGAAAGCGTGTGTTCGCGACTAGGACTTGTGTCCTTATCATATCTGTGGAAACAAGATCAGTCACTGTTATTTCACGAAATG ATAACAAATGGAATCGTTGCTATACTAGTGAAG GTTGCAGCTATTGGATTGCACCCTGCGAAGCACTTAGGAAAAGAACTAGCTGAAGTGAAGTCCCATCTGCATCATTTAAATGG CTTGTATGGATCTAATGTATGTGGTGAAGGAGGGGAGTATGAAACATTGACCCTTGATTGTCCCCTTTTTAAG TTTGCTCGAATTGTGTTGGATGATTTTCAAGTTATACTGCACTCTCCAGATTCCATAGCTCCTGTTGGAGTCCTTCATCCGTTGGCTTATCATTTAGAATCAAAGGGATTGTCTATAGATTCAGGTGATAGCAACATTAATAATGGGATTTCCTTGGATGGGAATGGTATCTATGAAATCGAAGGAGATTGCTCATTACATGCAGAACAAAGCCAGATTTCTAAATCTCTTTCAGTTATGATCGAAAAGACTACATATCATCTGCAGATGTCAAAAACAGATAGAGGGGATACATTTTCCATCTGTTGCTGGTTGCAAGATTTGCACAGATCCTCAACTG GTTTGCAGAGTGATCTGGAAGTTGTTTTATCCCATCTTGAATCACAACTCAAGGAATGTGGTTTTACTTGGGAGGATGTACTTTATATTCATCTATATATTGCGGATATGAATGAGTTTGCTGTGGCAAATGAAACATATGTGAGTTTTATCACCCAAGAAAAATGCCGGTTTGGTGTTCCATCTCGCAGCACAGTAGAGCTTCCTTTGTTGCAAGCAGGGCTCGGGAAAGCATATGTTGAAGTTTTGGTGTCAAGGGACAAAACCAAAAAAGTTCTACATGTACAAAGTATTTCGCGATGGGCGCCTAGTTGTATAGGGCCCTACAGCCAG GCAACCTTGCATAATGGAATACTTCATATGGCTGGGCAACTTGGTCTTGACCCTCCGACAATGACACTTTGTGAGGGTGGCATTATTTCAGAGTTGGAGCAAGCATTGTTAAATAGTGAAGCAATTGCTGATTGTTTTCGTTGTTCAATATCATCCTCTGCAATTTCTTTCGTTGTTTACTGTTCAATGCAGACTGTATCATTGAATAGGGCTGAAGTGCAGGATCAGTGGGAAGTGTTTCTTGAGAAGTTAAAGAAACTTCATTCAGCTAAAAGAAGTGTATCTGAAGTATTCAATCCAAATCTTTTGTTCGTCCTTGTCCCACAACTGCCAAGGAG AGCGCTCGTAGAGATAAAACCAACACTTTTCATCATGGAGGACGACAATACTGGATCAGAAAAAAGCGATGTCTGTATCCAAGATCAAGAACATGCAACTCCACAAAGTTACTGGGGTTTTCAGGAAGATCCGTGGCATGATTCTTGCTTTCAAAAATGCATTGTGCTAGAAAACCTCTGTGCAATTATGCTAAGCATTACAAGTGAAAATATCGCAGATATTTGTAATGACTCCCTGGTCTCGGGGCACTCCCTTTCTCAAGGGCAAACTGAAAAGGTTGCAAAGTTCTGCATTTATCTTATCGACAAAATCCTCACCGAGAACTTGTTTTCCTGGAAAAATACAATG TATTTGAGGGTTTACTTTCAAACTGGTAGTTTGGTGCAAATGGAGATGTTATCACTTGTATTCAGCCAAGCATTTCAAGACTTTGCAGAAATCAATCTCAAGTTTAAGACCGGCCCTGACCCTATTTTTAACCTTGTCCCTGTCCTTGGTTCAGGGAGGTCGGCGACATCTATGGATGCAGTGTTGACGTGTGAGTTGTTGGCTCAGAAACCGCCATGTTAG
- the LOC110786502 gene encoding diphthine--ammonia ligase isoform X3 yields MTPGDEVEDMFLLLNEVKRQIPNIRGVSSGAIASDYQRLRVESVCSRLGLVSLSYLWKQDQSLLFHEMITNGIVAILVKVAAIGLHPAKHLGKELAEVKSHLHHLNGLYGSNVCGEGGEYETLTLDCPLFKFARIVLDDFQVILHSPDSIAPVGVLHPLAYHLESKGLSIDSGDSNINNGISLDGNGIYEIEGDCSLHAEQSQISKSLSVMIEKTTYHLQMSKTDRGDTFSICCWLQDLHRSSTGLQSDLEVVLSHLESQLKECGFTWEDVLYIHLYIADMNEFAVANETYVSFITQEKCRFGVPSRSTVELPLLQAGLGKAYVEVLVSRDKTKKVLHVQSISRWAPSCIGPYSQATLHNGILHMAGQLGLDPPTMTLCEGGIISELEQALLNSEAIADCFRCSISSSAISFVVYCSMQTVSLNRAEVQDQWEVFLEKLKKLHSAKRSVSEVFNPNLLFVLVPQLPRRALVEIKPTLFIMEDDNTGSEKSDVCIQDQEHATPQSYWGFQEDPWHDSCFQKCIVLENLCAIMLSITSENIADICNDSLVSGHSLSQGQTEKVAKFCIYLIDKILTENLFSWKNTMYLRVYFQTGSLVQMEMLSLVFSQAFQDFAEINLKFKTGPDPIFNLVPVLGSGRSATSMDAVLTCELLAQKPPC; encoded by the exons ATGACTCCTGGAGATGAAGTTGAAGATATGTTTCTTTTATTAAACGAAGTAAAGAGGCAAATACCCAATATAAGGGGGGTTTCTTCAGGTGCGATAGCATCAGACTACCAGAGGCTACGTGTCGAAAGCGTGTGTTCGCGACTAGGACTTGTGTCCTTATCATATCTGTGGAAACAAGATCAGTCACTGTTATTTCACGAAATG ATAACAAATGGAATCGTTGCTATACTAGTGAAG GTTGCAGCTATTGGATTGCACCCTGCGAAGCACTTAGGAAAAGAACTAGCTGAAGTGAAGTCCCATCTGCATCATTTAAATGG CTTGTATGGATCTAATGTATGTGGTGAAGGAGGGGAGTATGAAACATTGACCCTTGATTGTCCCCTTTTTAAG TTTGCTCGAATTGTGTTGGATGATTTTCAAGTTATACTGCACTCTCCAGATTCCATAGCTCCTGTTGGAGTCCTTCATCCGTTGGCTTATCATTTAGAATCAAAGGGATTGTCTATAGATTCAGGTGATAGCAACATTAATAATGGGATTTCCTTGGATGGGAATGGTATCTATGAAATCGAAGGAGATTGCTCATTACATGCAGAACAAAGCCAGATTTCTAAATCTCTTTCAGTTATGATCGAAAAGACTACATATCATCTGCAGATGTCAAAAACAGATAGAGGGGATACATTTTCCATCTGTTGCTGGTTGCAAGATTTGCACAGATCCTCAACTG GTTTGCAGAGTGATCTGGAAGTTGTTTTATCCCATCTTGAATCACAACTCAAGGAATGTGGTTTTACTTGGGAGGATGTACTTTATATTCATCTATATATTGCGGATATGAATGAGTTTGCTGTGGCAAATGAAACATATGTGAGTTTTATCACCCAAGAAAAATGCCGGTTTGGTGTTCCATCTCGCAGCACAGTAGAGCTTCCTTTGTTGCAAGCAGGGCTCGGGAAAGCATATGTTGAAGTTTTGGTGTCAAGGGACAAAACCAAAAAAGTTCTACATGTACAAAGTATTTCGCGATGGGCGCCTAGTTGTATAGGGCCCTACAGCCAG GCAACCTTGCATAATGGAATACTTCATATGGCTGGGCAACTTGGTCTTGACCCTCCGACAATGACACTTTGTGAGGGTGGCATTATTTCAGAGTTGGAGCAAGCATTGTTAAATAGTGAAGCAATTGCTGATTGTTTTCGTTGTTCAATATCATCCTCTGCAATTTCTTTCGTTGTTTACTGTTCAATGCAGACTGTATCATTGAATAGGGCTGAAGTGCAGGATCAGTGGGAAGTGTTTCTTGAGAAGTTAAAGAAACTTCATTCAGCTAAAAGAAGTGTATCTGAAGTATTCAATCCAAATCTTTTGTTCGTCCTTGTCCCACAACTGCCAAGGAG AGCGCTCGTAGAGATAAAACCAACACTTTTCATCATGGAGGACGACAATACTGGATCAGAAAAAAGCGATGTCTGTATCCAAGATCAAGAACATGCAACTCCACAAAGTTACTGGGGTTTTCAGGAAGATCCGTGGCATGATTCTTGCTTTCAAAAATGCATTGTGCTAGAAAACCTCTGTGCAATTATGCTAAGCATTACAAGTGAAAATATCGCAGATATTTGTAATGACTCCCTGGTCTCGGGGCACTCCCTTTCTCAAGGGCAAACTGAAAAGGTTGCAAAGTTCTGCATTTATCTTATCGACAAAATCCTCACCGAGAACTTGTTTTCCTGGAAAAATACAATG TATTTGAGGGTTTACTTTCAAACTGGTAGTTTGGTGCAAATGGAGATGTTATCACTTGTATTCAGCCAAGCATTTCAAGACTTTGCAGAAATCAATCTCAAGTTTAAGACCGGCCCTGACCCTATTTTTAACCTTGTCCCTGTCCTTGGTTCAGGGAGGTCGGCGACATCTATGGATGCAGTGTTGACGTGTGAGTTGTTGGCTCAGAAACCGCCATGTTAG